In one window of Armatimonadota bacterium DNA:
- the ybeY gene encoding rRNA maturation RNase YbeY gives MAIVITIRRAQSANRDVLRLAARAALRDEGIPRSAELSILITDDEEVRRLNREYRGVDAATDVLAFPQADAPEDPRPPCDEPRASSRWAEEPQLLGDVVISAERARLQARERHASFDEELALLAIHGTLHLVGWRDDRNEERERMVRRGQEIWRRAKNANARSNG, from the coding sequence GTGGCCATAGTCATAACCATTCGCCGCGCTCAAAGCGCGAATAGAGACGTCCTGCGGCTGGCGGCTCGTGCGGCGCTGCGGGACGAGGGTATCCCGCGCTCCGCAGAGTTGAGCATTCTGATTACGGACGACGAGGAGGTGCGGCGGTTGAACCGCGAGTACCGCGGGGTGGACGCCGCCACCGACGTGCTCGCCTTTCCTCAAGCAGACGCGCCGGAGGACCCGCGACCGCCGTGCGACGAGCCCCGGGCATCGTCGCGTTGGGCTGAGGAGCCGCAGCTGCTCGGCGACGTCGTGATCTCGGCCGAAAGGGCGCGGCTGCAAGCCCGGGAACGTCATGCATCGTTTGACGAGGAGCTGGCGCTGCTGGCGATCCACGGGACGCTTCATCTCGTGGGATGGCGGGATGACAGGAACGAAGAGCGGGAGCGCATGGTACGGCGCGGGCAGGAGATATGGCGCCGGGCAAAGAACGCGAACGCTCGAAGCAACGGATGA
- a CDS encoding HlyC/CorC family transporter, which produces MMVAAAAPLGVAGVVQVVFIGLALLLLAFVSLAEAALVSVDRVRVRQLAAEGDAHAVLLSELVERRQEILSSLVIGINFAILAVSSLVTALTIHLWGVEWVPLVTVVTLVVMLTLCEIAPKSYSANQPDRVALRVAGAVALLHRVLRPIASLLNTVGQFLIAQVLIRVFGGARWVQGQAFSDDEIKQLVTAGERGGEVQEEEAELIHGVIEFADTVAREVMVPRTDMVCLPQEASLGEAVAIIEQHGHSRVPIYAGDLDHITGIVYAKDLLAHFEQGRPAAALARVARPAHFVPESKKVDELLREMRQRRVHIAIVIDEYGGTAGLLTIEDLLEEIVGEIVDEYDREEEQIQMIADGEGVVDARASVDDVEEAFGVELPQGEFDSIGGFVLDRIGRLPVAGEEIEACGLRVAVEEVNAHRIQKIRITRVPDFDVDADESEPQ; this is translated from the coding sequence TTGATGGTCGCGGCCGCGGCGCCTCTCGGCGTCGCCGGAGTGGTGCAGGTCGTGTTCATCGGGCTCGCTTTACTCCTGCTCGCGTTCGTGTCGCTGGCGGAGGCGGCGCTGGTTTCGGTCGACCGAGTGCGCGTGCGGCAGCTGGCGGCGGAGGGTGACGCCCATGCCGTGCTGCTGAGCGAACTCGTCGAACGCCGCCAGGAAATCCTGAGCAGCCTGGTCATCGGCATCAACTTCGCCATCCTCGCCGTCTCGTCGCTGGTCACGGCGCTGACGATCCACTTGTGGGGCGTGGAGTGGGTGCCGTTGGTCACAGTGGTGACGCTGGTCGTGATGCTGACTCTGTGCGAGATCGCGCCCAAGTCGTACAGTGCGAATCAGCCCGACCGCGTGGCGCTGCGGGTCGCAGGGGCGGTGGCGCTGCTGCACAGAGTGCTGCGGCCGATCGCATCACTGCTCAACACCGTCGGCCAGTTCCTCATCGCTCAGGTTCTGATCCGGGTGTTCGGCGGCGCCCGGTGGGTGCAGGGGCAGGCCTTCTCGGACGATGAGATCAAGCAACTCGTGACCGCCGGCGAGCGAGGCGGGGAGGTGCAGGAGGAAGAGGCGGAACTGATCCATGGGGTGATCGAGTTCGCGGACACGGTGGCGCGGGAAGTGATGGTGCCGCGTACGGACATGGTATGCCTGCCCCAGGAGGCGTCGCTCGGGGAGGCGGTGGCGATCATCGAACAGCACGGCCACTCGCGGGTGCCGATCTACGCCGGCGACCTGGATCACATCACCGGCATCGTCTATGCGAAGGACTTGCTCGCCCATTTCGAGCAGGGGCGCCCGGCGGCAGCGCTCGCACGGGTAGCGCGTCCGGCGCACTTCGTGCCGGAGAGCAAGAAGGTGGACGAGTTGCTGCGCGAGATGCGGCAGCGGCGGGTACATATCGCGATCGTCATTGACGAGTACGGCGGCACCGCGGGTCTGCTCACGATCGAGGATCTACTGGAGGAAATCGTGGGCGAGATCGTGGACGAGTACGACCGCGAGGAAGAGCAGATCCAGATGATCGCGGACGGCGAGGGGGTGGTGGACGCGCGGGCGAGCGTGGACGACGTGGAGGAGGCCTTCGGCGTCGAGCTGCCGCAGGGGGAGTTCGATTCCATCGGCGGTTTCGTCCTCGATCGCATCGGGCGTCTACCCGTGGCCGGCGAAGAGATCGAGGCGTGCGGGCTGCGCGTCGCCGTCGAGGAGGTGAACGCCCACCGCATACAGAAGATTCGCATCACGCGCGTGCCGGACTTCGACGTGGATGCGGACGAGTCGGAGCCGCAGTAG
- the pheA gene encoding prephenate dehydratase, with protein MTIERDRAAIDKIDDQILALLNQRAKLAAKIGAKKRRSAKARFSPARERQIFDRLVAANAGPLPDDALVGIYREIIAANRQLEMPATVAYLGPAGTFTHMAVLRKFGARAQARPADSIPDVFREVEKGVATFGVVPMENSTEGVINDTLDMFAESSLDICAETYLDVDHYLLARSSIEEITRIYSMRQPLAQCRVWIKTNLPRAELQEVASTARAAEFAAKEPSSAAIGTRLAAGLYDLTIIGERIQDSPHNRTRFLVVGQAAAAEPSGRDKTSIMFSVRHQAGSLYRALAVLDKYDINMTMIESRPTKQTPWEYVFFVDVQGHISEPAVARALDMLGEQTLFVRVLGSYPEAE; from the coding sequence ATGACAATCGAGCGCGACCGCGCCGCCATAGACAAGATTGACGACCAGATCCTCGCGCTGCTCAACCAGCGCGCCAAGCTTGCCGCCAAGATCGGCGCGAAGAAACGCCGCAGCGCCAAGGCGAGGTTCTCCCCCGCCCGCGAGCGGCAGATCTTTGATCGCCTGGTCGCGGCGAACGCCGGCCCGTTGCCCGACGATGCGCTGGTAGGCATATATCGCGAGATCATTGCCGCCAACCGCCAACTCGAGATGCCGGCGACCGTCGCCTACTTGGGACCGGCCGGCACCTTCACCCACATGGCCGTGCTGCGCAAGTTCGGCGCGCGCGCGCAGGCCCGGCCCGCCGATTCCATCCCCGACGTGTTCCGCGAGGTCGAGAAAGGCGTCGCCACCTTCGGCGTCGTGCCCATGGAGAACTCGACCGAGGGCGTTATCAATGACACCCTCGACATGTTCGCCGAGTCCTCGCTCGACATCTGCGCCGAGACCTACCTCGATGTCGACCATTACCTGCTAGCACGCTCCAGCATCGAGGAGATTACGCGAATCTACTCAATGCGTCAACCCTTGGCGCAGTGCCGCGTGTGGATCAAGACGAATCTGCCCCGCGCCGAACTCCAGGAAGTCGCAAGCACCGCACGCGCCGCCGAGTTCGCAGCGAAGGAGCCGAGCTCCGCCGCCATCGGCACGCGGCTCGCCGCAGGGCTCTACGACCTCACCATCATCGGCGAGAGAATCCAGGACTCCCCTCACAATCGCACGCGCTTCCTCGTCGTCGGGCAGGCAGCCGCGGCCGAGCCCAGCGGCCGCGACAAGACATCCATCATGTTCTCGGTGCGCCACCAGGCGGGCTCTCTCTATCGCGCCCTCGCGGTGCTCGACAAGTACGACATCAACATGACCATGATCGAGTCGCGCCCGACGAAGCAGACGCCCTGGGAATACGTTTTCTTCGTTGATGTTCAGGGCCACATCAGCGAGCCGGCCGTCGCACGCGCCCTCGACATGCTCGGCGAGCAAACGCTCTTCGTGCGCGTCCTCGGCAGCTATCCCGAGGCGGAGTAG
- the cdd gene encoding cytidine deaminase, translating to MKPVHAEDLVEAARAASERGYAPYSGFRVGAALLGEAGGVFTGCNVENASLGMTICAEQSAVVCAVAAGERRFQALAIYCEAQEPAPPCGACRQVLREFARDLRIYLAGARGDWREVALADLYPEPFGPDALRGLGKD from the coding sequence GTGAAGCCGGTACACGCGGAAGATCTGGTCGAGGCCGCCCGCGCCGCGAGCGAGCGCGGCTATGCGCCGTACTCCGGCTTCCGCGTGGGGGCTGCCTTGCTCGGCGAAGCGGGGGGCGTGTTCACGGGATGCAATGTGGAGAACGCCTCGCTCGGGATGACGATCTGCGCGGAGCAGAGTGCGGTGGTCTGTGCGGTCGCCGCGGGCGAGCGGCGGTTCCAGGCCCTCGCGATCTATTGCGAGGCCCAGGAGCCGGCGCCGCCGTGCGGCGCGTGCCGTCAGGTACTGCGGGAGTTCGCCCGCGATCTGCGGATATACCTCGCGGGGGCGCGCGGTGACTGGCGCGAGGTGGCGCTGGCAGATTTGTACCCGGAGCCTTTCGGCCCGGACGCCCTTCGCGGCCTAGGAAAGGACTGA
- a CDS encoding PHP domain-containing protein, which produces MQVSPIDLHVHTTASDGTSTPDDAVAACAESGVEVLGITDHDSLDGIAEALAAGNRRGVTVVPGLEINTDYGETEAHVLGYFVDHRSPALNGLLEDIRHRRVERAREILARLDGLGMHVEESRVVELAADGSVGRPHVARAMVEAGYVRNGGEAFARFIARGKPAYVPRYRLSPEAAAEAIRAAAGIAVLAHPAKVGDDALVTALIEQGLEGLECFHCDQSAAHSRHYVALARQLDLVVTGGTDSHGPRSDRPVPIGAVAVPRWVWDELRQYQSSREGAARAQRNPPSSQSLP; this is translated from the coding sequence ATGCAGGTTAGCCCTATAGACCTCCACGTCCACACGACTGCATCCGATGGCACGTCTACGCCGGATGATGCGGTCGCCGCGTGCGCGGAGTCAGGCGTCGAAGTCCTTGGAATCACGGATCATGACTCGCTTGACGGGATAGCCGAGGCGTTGGCCGCCGGCAACCGCCGCGGCGTCACGGTGGTACCGGGGTTGGAGATCAACACCGACTACGGCGAGACCGAGGCCCACGTCTTGGGCTACTTCGTGGATCATCGGTCGCCCGCGCTCAACGGCTTGCTCGAGGACATCAGGCACCGGCGCGTGGAGCGCGCGCGGGAGATACTCGCGCGGCTCGACGGTCTGGGCATGCACGTCGAGGAAAGCCGGGTCGTCGAGCTGGCCGCCGATGGGTCGGTCGGCAGACCGCACGTCGCGCGGGCGATGGTCGAGGCCGGCTACGTCCGGAATGGCGGCGAGGCATTCGCCCGCTTCATCGCCCGCGGCAAGCCCGCCTACGTGCCGCGCTATCGGCTCAGCCCCGAAGCGGCCGCCGAGGCGATACGCGCCGCGGCAGGCATCGCCGTGCTCGCGCATCCCGCGAAAGTCGGCGACGATGCACTGGTCACCGCGCTCATCGAACAGGGCCTGGAGGGGTTGGAGTGTTTCCACTGCGACCAGAGCGCGGCACATTCCAGGCACTATGTCGCTCTAGCACGGCAGCTCGATCTCGTCGTCACCGGCGGGACTGACTCGCACGGCCCCAGATCGGACCGCCCGGTGCCCATCGGCGCGGTCGCCGTCCCGCGGTGGGTGTGGGACGAGTTGCGGCAGTATCAGTCTTCCCGCGAGGGAGCGGCGCGCGCGCAACGAAATCCCCCTTCCTCTCAGAGCCTGCCCTGA
- a CDS encoding nucleotidyltransferase family protein → MADALVLAAGETHGRLAQATGTRFRALIKVGGVSIVERVVGALREARMTQRIVVIAPPEVRERVPAGVAELTVPSGDDLLGNVLRGLDALDGVGTVLFAHADAPLITADSIDDFLQRAEPLRPDLAYAIVPREDVERRFPRGHRTYARLRDGTFTGTNIVLVDGGFIRRHEKLIREFYEHRKNPLRLAGMLGAGFVLRLLAGRLTIADLERRVGQVIGGEARGIISHYPELAFDVDKVGDLESIRELLGD, encoded by the coding sequence ATGGCGGACGCGTTGGTTCTGGCGGCAGGTGAGACCCACGGGCGGTTGGCGCAGGCGACCGGCACGCGGTTCCGCGCGCTGATCAAGGTCGGCGGGGTGTCCATTGTCGAGCGCGTGGTTGGCGCTCTACGCGAGGCGCGCATGACGCAGCGAATCGTCGTCATCGCGCCGCCAGAGGTACGGGAACGCGTGCCCGCGGGCGTGGCGGAACTCACGGTGCCGTCGGGCGACGATCTCCTGGGCAACGTCCTGCGCGGCCTCGACGCTCTCGACGGCGTCGGGACAGTCCTGTTTGCCCATGCGGATGCGCCGCTCATCACCGCCGATTCAATTGACGATTTCCTTCAGCGCGCGGAGCCGTTACGTCCCGATCTTGCCTATGCGATCGTTCCCCGGGAGGACGTCGAGAGACGATTCCCTCGCGGTCATCGCACCTACGCGCGCCTCCGCGACGGAACCTTCACCGGCACCAACATCGTCCTGGTGGACGGCGGATTCATACGGCGCCACGAAAAGCTCATCCGCGAGTTCTACGAGCATCGCAAGAACCCACTGCGCTTGGCCGGCATGTTGGGCGCGGGCTTCGTGCTGCGGCTGCTCGCCGGCAGGTTGACCATCGCGGACCTCGAGCGCCGCGTCGGGCAGGTCATCGGCGGCGAGGCGCGCGGGATTATCTCGCATTACCCGGAGTTGGCCTTTGACGTAGATAAAGTCGGCGATCTGGAAAGCATACGCGAGCTTCTCGGCGACTGA
- a CDS encoding diacylglycerol kinase, giving the protein MKSRSLLDSFRFALDGMVHVIRTQRHMRYHLVLTMAVIGLSVLLRVTKVELILLVLVIAMVLLAELFNTAIELAVDLVTEHYHPLAKVVKDVAGAAMLVATLASLAVGAMIFLDRPRLRALIAGGSLHTPANILHVLLAAAVLIAILVAVTKVRGGKGTLMRGGVMSAHAAIGAFLATTVYYAGGGALAVGAAALLALLVCQSRVEAGIHTVREVILGAVAAVAVAVLMFEVLSGGNGGR; this is encoded by the coding sequence ATGAAATCAAGATCTCTGCTCGACAGCTTCCGGTTCGCGCTCGACGGCATGGTGCACGTGATCCGCACGCAGCGTCACATGCGCTATCATCTGGTGCTGACGATGGCTGTGATCGGGCTGAGCGTGCTGCTGCGGGTGACGAAGGTCGAGCTGATTCTGCTCGTGCTCGTCATCGCGATGGTGCTCCTGGCGGAGCTGTTCAACACGGCCATCGAGCTTGCGGTGGATCTGGTCACGGAACACTACCACCCGCTGGCGAAGGTGGTGAAGGACGTAGCGGGGGCGGCGATGCTGGTGGCGACCTTGGCCTCGCTGGCGGTGGGCGCGATGATATTCCTCGACCGGCCGCGGCTGCGTGCGCTGATCGCGGGAGGGAGCCTGCACACCCCGGCCAACATCCTCCACGTGCTGCTCGCGGCCGCCGTGCTGATCGCGATCCTGGTGGCCGTGACCAAGGTGCGCGGCGGCAAGGGGACGCTGATGCGGGGCGGGGTGATGAGCGCGCACGCCGCGATCGGGGCGTTTCTGGCGACGACCGTGTACTATGCCGGCGGGGGGGCGCTGGCTGTCGGCGCAGCGGCGCTGCTGGCCCTGCTGGTGTGCCAGAGCCGCGTCGAGGCGGGCATTCATACCGTGCGCGAGGTGATCCTGGGGGCGGTGGCGGCGGTCGCGGTGGCGGTGCTCATGTTCGAGGTGCTATCGGGAGGCAACGGAGGCCGGTGA
- a CDS encoding HDIG domain-containing protein: MSVIGELGKGLKRRLRAAAERRGTWLRAMLAVVTVLAIAGIVIGYSLQATRVSLSAGEASPETIYAPHTTTYVDEQATEQLRQRAEEWVAPVYAVQPQAVAHAENEVERLFASLAARGARLDDLQGLFPTVSRDALAWAMAQPADKLTRLAEPARGIVRDVMSQSVPEDAEGVAAARQAVREAAGKLALAEPARQLVAGVGERALRPNLGYDAEATEAARRAARRAVRPVQQTVVAGEVVLHEGEVATSGDIAALRALGLLSPVPNLWQMVSVVVLCALALVAIATYLRRHQPDVYRDTRLLLLTALVAALALFAVNLVNLRGPRAELMSMLSVTAGIMIIAVLVGNRAALMVAVVESLLVGLMAQGQFALVVLTLGSSLTGLLLAGHIWPPSRLVGASATLGAVNVALVLAVNQITGGAHVFTEAWHALLYGIGAPALAVGGIYLLQRPFDIATYMRLLELDNPNEPLLRRMLEEAPGSYIDSIFVANLADAAAETVGADRLLARVGSLYHDIGKLRRPYLFTENQSVLGIGNVHEQLTPSLSSLVITSHVKDGVELAQRHRLPKVVRDLIAQHHGTSLVSFFYHQARSGPGGDALQEESFRYAAPKPQTKEAAIIMLADAAFAAVWSLPDKSPARVEAVVQQIVRERLEDGQLDECPLTLRDLSAITDAFLRLLKTMIFHTRVEYPQLAELAARRSSGHSHNHSPRSKRE, from the coding sequence ATGTCCGTGATCGGCGAGCTGGGGAAGGGCCTAAAACGGCGCCTGCGGGCCGCCGCCGAGCGGCGGGGCACGTGGCTGCGGGCGATGCTCGCCGTCGTCACGGTGCTGGCGATCGCCGGCATCGTCATCGGTTACTCGCTGCAAGCCACGCGCGTGTCCCTCAGCGCCGGCGAGGCGAGCCCGGAGACCATCTACGCGCCGCACACGACCACTTACGTAGACGAGCAGGCGACGGAGCAACTGCGTCAGCGGGCGGAGGAATGGGTGGCGCCGGTGTACGCGGTGCAGCCGCAGGCCGTCGCACACGCCGAGAACGAAGTCGAGCGGCTGTTCGCGTCGCTGGCGGCGCGCGGAGCGCGATTGGATGACCTGCAAGGCTTATTCCCCACCGTGTCGCGCGACGCGCTGGCGTGGGCGATGGCGCAGCCCGCCGACAAGCTGACGCGGCTCGCCGAGCCCGCGCGGGGCATCGTGCGGGACGTCATGTCCCAATCCGTACCCGAGGATGCCGAAGGCGTTGCGGCGGCGCGGCAGGCGGTGAGGGAGGCGGCGGGCAAGCTTGCCCTCGCGGAGCCCGCACGGCAACTCGTCGCGGGCGTCGGCGAGCGCGCACTGCGGCCCAACCTGGGATACGACGCTGAGGCGACCGAGGCGGCCCGGCGGGCCGCACGCCGAGCGGTGCGCCCGGTGCAGCAGACCGTTGTCGCGGGCGAAGTCGTCCTGCACGAAGGTGAGGTCGCGACCTCGGGGGACATCGCCGCCCTGCGCGCATTGGGTCTGCTCAGTCCCGTGCCCAACCTGTGGCAGATGGTGTCGGTGGTGGTGCTGTGCGCGCTCGCGCTGGTTGCCATCGCCACATACCTGCGCCGCCACCAACCGGACGTCTATCGGGACACCCGGCTGCTACTGCTGACTGCCCTGGTCGCGGCGCTCGCGCTGTTCGCGGTGAACCTGGTGAACCTGCGCGGGCCGCGCGCGGAGCTTATGAGCATGCTGTCCGTGACCGCCGGCATCATGATCATCGCGGTGCTTGTGGGCAACCGCGCCGCTCTCATGGTCGCCGTGGTCGAAAGCCTGCTGGTGGGGCTCATGGCGCAGGGGCAGTTCGCGCTCGTCGTGCTCACCCTCGGCAGCAGCCTGACGGGCCTGCTGCTCGCCGGGCATATCTGGCCGCCGTCGCGGCTGGTCGGGGCCAGCGCCACACTGGGGGCGGTGAACGTCGCGCTCGTCCTGGCCGTCAACCAGATCACGGGCGGTGCCCACGTCTTCACCGAGGCGTGGCATGCGCTGCTCTACGGAATTGGCGCGCCCGCGCTCGCCGTGGGCGGCATTTACCTGCTCCAGCGTCCGTTCGACATCGCCACGTACATGCGGCTGCTGGAGCTGGACAACCCGAATGAGCCGCTGCTGCGGCGCATGCTGGAGGAGGCGCCGGGCAGCTACATTGACAGCATCTTCGTCGCCAACCTCGCCGACGCCGCGGCGGAAACCGTGGGCGCCGACCGCCTGCTCGCGCGCGTCGGGTCGCTCTACCACGACATCGGGAAGCTGCGCCGCCCGTACCTGTTCACGGAGAACCAGTCGGTGCTCGGCATCGGCAACGTCCACGAGCAGCTCACGCCGTCGCTGTCGAGCCTGGTGATTACGTCGCACGTCAAGGACGGCGTCGAACTCGCCCAACGACATCGGCTGCCGAAGGTGGTGCGCGACCTCATCGCGCAGCACCACGGTACCTCCCTGGTCAGCTTCTTTTACCATCAGGCGCGCTCCGGACCCGGAGGCGACGCGCTGCAGGAGGAGAGTTTCCGCTACGCGGCCCCCAAGCCGCAGACCAAGGAGGCGGCGATCATCATGCTTGCGGACGCGGCTTTCGCTGCGGTGTGGAGCCTGCCCGACAAGAGCCCGGCGCGGGTGGAGGCGGTGGTACAGCAGATCGTCCGCGAGCGGCTGGAGGACGGACAGCTCGACGAGTGTCCGCTGACGCTGCGCGACCTGTCGGCGATAACCGATGCGTTCTTGCGCTTGCTGAAGACCATGATCTTCCATACGCGCGTGGAATACCCCCAGCTGGCGGAGCTGGCGGCGCGCCGATCCAGTGGCCATAGTCATAACCATTCGCCGCGCTCAAAGCGCGAATAG
- a CDS encoding HlyC/CorC family transporter, which yields MTSYDWQVLATLAILLALSGFFSASEIGLLSAGKYRLRQLAQEGSWSGRIVVALLERPTVMLTAVLITITGLNYTAEAVATSWAMQPDRLGPQWGPPAAILGLTIIVLIFAEVTPITYAAANPGRVARVAAGPVWLLTWALWLPVKVITALASGLVRLAGGVTQRPESVVTEQELRTIVEMEAERGGIEPEEREMIHSIFEFGDKVAREVMVPRPDMAVVERTATVREAVQLAIERRLSRLPVYDGDPDHIVGVVHAKSLLPYLHDRQVDVPVERVMRSPAFIPETKRVSELLGDLRQQQETLAIVVDEYGGTAGLITIEDLLEEIVGEIYDEYDVEHPPVQRIDDATYIVDGTLTIDDANQLDGAQLPAGAYDTVGGLIYDRVGAIPEQGARVETEDMILVVEQLDGRRVTKIRMTRKPPVEDEGQAVPGEE from the coding sequence ATGACTTCATATGACTGGCAGGTGCTGGCAACGCTCGCAATACTGCTCGCGTTGTCGGGCTTCTTCTCGGCATCCGAGATCGGACTTCTGTCGGCGGGCAAGTATCGGCTCCGGCAGTTAGCGCAGGAGGGCTCGTGGTCGGGGCGCATCGTGGTCGCGCTGCTCGAGCGCCCAACGGTGATGCTGACGGCGGTGCTCATCACCATCACCGGCCTCAACTACACTGCCGAAGCTGTGGCCACAAGCTGGGCGATGCAGCCGGATCGCCTCGGGCCGCAGTGGGGGCCGCCCGCAGCCATTCTCGGCCTGACCATCATCGTTCTCATCTTCGCGGAGGTGACACCGATCACGTACGCGGCAGCCAATCCGGGGCGGGTCGCGCGCGTCGCAGCCGGGCCGGTATGGCTGCTGACGTGGGCGCTCTGGCTGCCGGTCAAGGTGATCACAGCGTTGGCGAGCGGGCTGGTGCGTCTGGCGGGCGGGGTGACCCAGCGTCCCGAGTCGGTGGTAACGGAACAAGAGCTGCGCACCATCGTCGAGATGGAGGCGGAGCGCGGGGGTATCGAACCCGAAGAGAGGGAGATGATCCATTCCATCTTCGAGTTCGGCGACAAGGTGGCGCGGGAGGTGATGGTGCCGCGGCCGGATATGGCGGTGGTGGAGCGCACCGCGACGGTGCGGGAGGCGGTGCAGCTGGCGATCGAGCGCCGGCTCTCTCGCCTGCCCGTGTATGACGGCGACCCGGATCACATCGTCGGGGTGGTGCACGCTAAGTCGCTGCTCCCGTATCTACACGACCGCCAGGTGGACGTCCCGGTGGAGCGGGTCATGCGCTCGCCTGCTTTCATTCCCGAGACGAAGCGCGTGAGCGAGTTGCTGGGCGACCTGCGCCAACAGCAGGAGACGCTGGCCATCGTGGTGGACGAGTACGGCGGCACGGCGGGTCTGATCACCATCGAAGACTTGCTCGAGGAGATCGTCGGAGAGATATACGACGAGTATGACGTGGAGCATCCGCCGGTGCAGCGGATAGACGACGCGACGTACATCGTGGACGGCACGCTGACGATAGATGACGCTAACCAGTTGGACGGCGCGCAGCTGCCGGCGGGGGCGTACGACACGGTGGGCGGACTGATTTACGATCGGGTGGGCGCGATACCCGAGCAGGGCGCGCGGGTGGAGACGGAGGATATGATCCTCGTCGTCGAGCAACTGGACGGGCGCCGCGTGACCAAGATACGCATGACGCGCAAACCGCCTGTCGAAGACGAGGGGCAGGCGGTGCCGGGGGAGGAGTAG
- a CDS encoding HD domain-containing protein, protein MTPHGTGRAANEATEALSGIAHAADQLAADAYAVGGYVRDRLVGVETRDIDILLTGAVREIAERIAAQFDASLVALREAEPTIRLVFSDRSHIDLCLPRRRTTAVDSPSADFLAEDLQSRDFTVNAMALPLEAVDRDDWREHVADPTGGSEDIRRRVIRATNPGVWQDDPARLVRALRLAAQLGFELDAQAESEIREHAGLVTNVAPERIRDELIAILRRRDAHKWLARAAKLGLLFAILPELAALQSVPAMGYHHLDGWRHALAVAQRIDVLARCAPGMSAEHQAKLADVFAAPLAGDRPRLALLKLAGLLHDVAKPSTRGADEEGDLHFYGHDKDGAGMAREAGRKLRLGRRELSYLELAVGAHMHPAFLAQEQEVSRRAAHRFFRRTGSCAPDVLVLAWADRLCARGLAAGREGIERVESLVRWLLAEWLDHSPLSHPEAPVGARAIMSRYSLEAGPAVGRLVEALQRRHAEQPFADAQEAWAFLDPLARGVAANGVELQDDDESE, encoded by the coding sequence GTGACCCCGCACGGCACGGGTCGCGCCGCGAATGAGGCCACCGAGGCGCTGTCGGGGATCGCCCACGCGGCGGATCAACTCGCCGCAGACGCGTATGCGGTCGGCGGCTATGTGCGTGACAGACTCGTCGGCGTCGAAACCCGTGACATTGATATCCTGCTCACCGGCGCCGTGCGCGAGATCGCGGAGCGGATAGCCGCACAGTTCGATGCCTCGCTGGTCGCCCTGCGAGAGGCAGAGCCGACGATCCGGCTCGTCTTCTCCGACCGTTCGCACATTGACCTGTGCCTGCCCCGTCGCCGGACGACTGCCGTTGACTCGCCGTCCGCCGATTTCCTGGCTGAAGACCTCCAGAGCCGCGACTTTACGGTCAACGCGATGGCGCTTCCGTTGGAGGCGGTTGACCGTGACGATTGGCGGGAGCATGTTGCCGACCCGACCGGGGGAAGCGAGGACATCCGCCGGCGCGTGATTCGAGCGACGAACCCCGGGGTGTGGCAGGACGACCCGGCACGTCTCGTGCGCGCCCTGCGGCTGGCGGCGCAGCTCGGCTTCGAGCTTGACGCACAGGCTGAATCTGAGATCCGGGAGCACGCCGGACTGGTGACCAACGTAGCCCCCGAGCGCATCCGCGACGAGCTGATTGCCATTCTGCGCCGCAGGGATGCTCATAAATGGCTGGCACGCGCCGCCAAACTCGGCCTGCTCTTCGCGATACTGCCGGAACTCGCCGCGCTGCAATCCGTGCCCGCGATGGGCTATCATCACCTCGACGGCTGGCGGCATGCGCTCGCCGTGGCGCAGCGCATAGACGTGCTGGCGCGGTGCGCTCCGGGCATGAGCGCCGAGCACCAGGCGAAGTTAGCGGACGTGTTTGCGGCGCCGCTGGCCGGCGATCGCCCGCGGCTTGCCCTGCTCAAGTTGGCAGGCCTCCTGCACGACGTGGCAAAGCCTTCCACGCGCGGCGCCGATGAGGAGGGCGACCTTCACTTCTACGGACACGACAAGGACGGCGCTGGGATGGCACGCGAAGCCGGTCGGAAGCTGCGCCTCGGACGGCGCGAATTGAGCTACCTGGAACTCGCGGTGGGCGCGCATATGCATCCGGCCTTCCTCGCGCAGGAGCAGGAGGTTTCGCGGCGCGCGGCGCATCGGTTCTTTCGCAGGACGGGAAGCTGCGCGCCCGACGTGCTGGTACTGGCATGGGCCGACCGCCTGTGCGCGCGCGGCCTGGCGGCCGGGCGAGAGGGCATCGAGCGCGTCGAGTCGCTCGTCCGGTGGCTGCTCGCTGAATGGCTCGACCACAGCCCGTTGTCGCATCCCGAGGCGCCGGTCGGCGCGCGCGCGATCATGAGCCGCTACAGTCTGGAGGCAGGCCCGGCGGTGGGCAGACTAGTCGAAGCCCTGCAGCGCAGGCACGCGGAGCAGCCGTTTGCCGACGCGCAGGAGGCGTGGGCTTTCCTTGATCCCCTCGCGCGGGGGGTCGCCGCGAATGGCGTCGAGCTACAGGATGACGACGAATCGGAATGA